The Pygocentrus nattereri isolate fPygNat1 chromosome 4, fPygNat1.pri, whole genome shotgun sequence genome includes a window with the following:
- the LOC108414341 gene encoding alpha-1,6-mannosyl-glycoprotein 2-beta-N-acetylglucosaminyltransferase has product MRLRLLKKNVAALLIISVILFVLFYSKFVITNERVVGENVPREGTQAVAINTFQYGTFLNMRKSVYDSNYRQFVQNGDKFPDEPEVVIVVQVHNRPAYLKMLIQSLEKAAEIHKFFVVFSHDYFSEEISDLVKGITFCKVLQIQFPYSKQLYPNEFPGQDPQDCPRDISKENAKKRGCINAEYPDTYGHYREASITQTKHHWWWKLHFVFERVKVLQGYKDFAVFIEEDNYILPDFYQFFKSMTNHRKSHCEDCDLLALGNHDGVSRFVERSAKTETSGWMSTKHNIGMGISRDVYYKLMGCNSEFCTYDDYNWDWTLQNLSGTCIQKPLKVLVACGTRVLHTGDCGLHQKDTCHPDLALQKVETDLREVTSALFPQTLTLTGHGPVEHKPHMKNGGWGDVRDHTLCINYAARL; this is encoded by the coding sequence ATGAGACTGAGACTTCTGAAGAAAAATGTGGCTGCTTTGCTAATTATCTCAGTAattctgtttgtattgttttattcgAAGTTTGTAATAACAAATGAGAGGGTTGTTGGGGAGAATGTTCCCCGCGAAGGGACGCAGGCTGTTGCcataaatacatttcagtacgggacttttttaaatatgaggAAGTCCGTATACGACAGCAACTACAGGCAGTTCGTTCAGAACGGGGATAAGTTTCCAGACGAGCCAGAAGTTGTGATTGTTGTACAGGTTCATAACAGACCTGCTTACCTAAAAATGCTAATACAGTCCTTAGAAAAAGCAGCTGAAATACACAAGTTCTTTGTGGTTTTCAGTCATGATTATTTCTCAGAGGAAATTAGTGATCTTGTAAAAGGGATAACATTCTGCAAGGTGCTTCAGATACAATTCCCCTACAGCAAGCAATTATATCCCAACGAATTTCCTGGGCAGGATCCACAAGACTGTCCTAGAGATATATCAAAGGAAAATGCCAAAAAGAGAGGATGCATCAATGCAGAATATCCTGACACTTATGGCCATTATAGGGAGGCCTCCATCACACAAACCAAACACCACTGGTGGTggaagctgcattttgtgtttgagCGAGTGAAGGTGCTTCAGGGATACAAAGACTTTGCAGTCTTCATTGAAGAAGACAACTACATACTCCCTGACTTCTATCAGTTCTTCAAATCTATGACCAATCATAGAAAAAGCCACTGTGAAGACTGTGATCTCCTTGCGCTTGGCAATCATGATGGTGTGTCTCGTTTTGTAGAACGGTCTGCCAAAACTGAAACTTCAGGGTGGATGTCCACCAAGCACAACATAGGCATGGGCATCTCCAGGGACGTTTACTACAAGTTAATGGGATGTAATAGTGAGTTCTGCACCTATGATGATTACAACTGGGACTGGACACTACAGAACCTTTCTGGCACTTGTATACAAAAACCCTTGAAAGTTCTTGTAGCCTGTGGAACCCGTGTTCTCCACACGGGCGACTGTGGCCTGCATCAGAAGGACACGTGTCATCCCGATTTGGCCCTTCAAAAAGTAGAGACAGACCTAAGGGAGGTAACATCTGCCTTATTCCCACAGACTCTAACCCTGACTGGCCATGGACCAGTGGAGCACAAACCCCATATGAAAAATGGAGGGTGGGGGGATGTACGTGACCACACCCTGTGCATCAACTACGCTGCACGACTctga